One segment of Prionailurus bengalensis isolate Pbe53 chromosome D4, Fcat_Pben_1.1_paternal_pri, whole genome shotgun sequence DNA contains the following:
- the LOC122474428 gene encoding olfactory receptor 1J4-like, with the protein MRPENQSSEFLLLGLPIRPEQQGMFFTLFLGMYLTTVLGNLLIILLIRLDSRLHTPMYFFLSHLAFSDISLSSVTVPKMLMNMQTQQQSIPYMGCISQVYFFIFFGCLDNFLLTVMAYDRYVAICHPLHYTTTMREELCIILVAGSWFFSCIQALLHTLLVDQLSFCAGTVIPHFFCDLAAVLKSSCSDTSFNELLILTEGGLILILPLSGILGSYIHMAGIVLKVPSFKRISKALSTCGSHLFVVCLYYGTIAGVYFFSSSGNSQDKDIIASVMYMVVTPMLNPCIYSLRNKDMKHALQKIFRVKDPLWYG; encoded by the coding sequence ATgaggcctgagaaccagagcagTGAGTTCCTCCTCCTGGGGCTCCCCATCCGGCCAGAGCAGCAGGGCATGTTCTTCACCCTGTTCCTGGGCATGTACCTGACCACAGTGCTGGGGAACCTGCTCATCATACTGCTCATCAGGCTGGACTCTCGCCttcacacccccatgtacttcttcctcagcCACTTGGCCTTCTCTGACATTTCCCTTTCATCTGTCACAGTTCCAAAGATGCTCATGAACATGCAGACTCAGCAACAATCCATCCCCTATATGGGGTGCATTTCACAggtgtatttctttatattttttggttgcCTTGACAACTTTCTTCTCACAGTGATGGCATATGACAGGtatgtggccatctgtcaccCTCTCCACTACACCACCACCATGAGGGAGGAGCTGTGTATCATCCTAGTGGCTGGATCCTGGTTCTTCTCTTGCATCCAAGCTCTTTTGCACACCCTCCTCGTGGACCAGTTGTCCTTCTGTGCAGGGACTGTCATCCCACACTTCTTTTGTGATCTTGCTGCTGTGCTCAAGTCTTCCTGCTCAGACACCTCTTTCAATGAGCTGCTTATCCTCACTGAAGGAGGATTGATCCTCATTCTACCATTGAGTGGTATCTTGGGCTCATATATCCATATGGCAGGCATCGTTCTGAAGGTCCCTTCCTTCAAAAGAATCTCCAAAGCCTTGTCTACATGTGGCTCCCATCTCTTTGTGGTGTGTTTATACTATGGGACAATTGCAGgtgtttactttttctcttcaTCAGGCAACTCCCAAGACAAGGACATAATTGCTTCTGTAATGTACATGGTGGTCACCCCTATGCTGAACCCCTgcatctacagcctgaggaatAAGGACATGAAACATGCTCTTCAGAAAATTTTTAGAGTCAAGGACCCTCTTTGGTATGGTTAA
- the LOC122475375 gene encoding proteasome subunit alpha type-7-like, with protein MSYDRAITVFSPDGHLFQVEYAQEAVKKGSTAVGVRGKDIVVLGVEKKSVAKLQDERTVRKIWALDDNVCMAFAGLTADARIVINRARVECQSHRLTVEDPVTVEYITRYIASLKQRYTQSNGRRPFGISALIVDFDFDGTPRLYQTDPSGTYHAWKANAIGRGAKSVREFLEKNYTDEAIETDDLTIKLVIKALLEVVQSGGKNFELAVMRRDQPLKILNPEEIEKYVAEIEKEKEENEKKKQKKAS; from the coding sequence ATGAGCTACGACCGCGCCATCACCGTCTTCTCGCCCGACGGCCACCTTTTCCAAGTGGAGTACGCGCAGGAGGCCGTGAAGAAGGGCTCGACCGCGGTCGGTGTGCGAGGGAAGGACATCGTTGTTCTGGGCGTGGAGAAGAAATCAGTGGCCAAACTGCAGGATGAGAGAACCGTCCGCAAGATCTGGGCGTTGGATGACAACGTCTGCATGGCGTTCGCAGGGCTCACTGCGGACGCGAGGATAGTCATCAACAGGGCCCGGGTGGAGTGCCAGAGCCACCGGCTGACCGTGGAGGACCCAGTCACCGTGGAGTACATCACCCGCTACATCGCCAGTCTGAAGCAGCGCTACACGCAGAGCAATGGGCGCAGGCCGTTCGGCATCTCCGCCCTCATTGTGGATTTCGACTTTGATGGCACCCCCAGACTCTATCAGACGGACCCCTCAGGGACGTACCATGCCTGGAAGGCTAATGCTATAGGCCGGGGCGCTAAATCCGTGCGTGAGTTTCTGGAGAAGAATTACACTGACGAAGCCATCGAGACAGACGACCTGACCATTAAGTTGGTTATCAAGGCCCTCCTGGAAGTGGTTCAGTCTGGTGGCAAAAACTTTGAATTGGCTGTCATGAGACGTGATCAACCCCTCAAGATTTTAAATCCTGAAGAAATTGAGAAGTACGTTGCTGAaattgagaaagagaaggaggaaaacgaaaagaagaaacagaagaaagcatCATGA
- the LOC122475373 gene encoding olfactory receptor 1361-like codes for MNRRNHTNIYEFLLVGLSEWPQQQPLLFGLFLGMYLVTMVGNLLIILAIASDLHLHTPMYLFLANLSFSDIGFISTVIPKMLDNIGSGSKRISYGGCLTQLYFFGLFADLDNFLLAVMALDRYVAISHPLHYAMIMNYQRCVLLVAGSWVVTTFHALVHTFLVTRLSFCGPNIIPHFFCDLVPLLNLACSSTYVNDLVLILVAGTLLIGPFICILTSYFYIALAILRINSPKGKQRAFSNCTSHLSVVSLFYSTAIGVYLCPPSSPSGGKNKVFSIMYTVVTPMLNPFIYSLRNRDMKGALGKLLRRKTL; via the coding sequence ATGAATAGAAGAAACCATACCAACATCTATGAATTTCTTCTCGTGGGCCTCTCTGAGTGGCCACAGCAGCAGCCTCTCCTATTTGGACTCTTCCTGGGCATGTACCTGGTCACCATGGTGGGGAATCTGCTCATCATCCTGGCCATTGCCTCAGACCTacacctccacacccccatgtacctCTTTCTAGCCaacctttccttttctgacaTTGGTTTCATCTCTACAGTAATTCCCAAGATGCTAGATAATATTGGCTCAGGAAGTAAAAGGATTTCTTATGGTGGGTGTCTGACACAGCTTTATTTCTTTGGCCTATTTGCAGATCTGGACAACTTTCTCCTGGCTGTGATGGCACttgaccgctatgtggccatcaGCCACCCCCTCCATTATGCCATGATCATGAACTACCAACGCTGTGTCCTATTAGTGGCTGGGTCATGGGTGGTCACTACCTTCCACGCCCTAGTGCATACCTTCCTGGTAACTAGGCTTTCTTTCTGTGGCCCCAATATCATCCCCCATTTCTTCTGTGATCTTGTCCCACTCCTGAATCTGGCCTGCTCCAGTACTTATGTCAATGACCTGGTGCTCATCCTTGTGGCAGGAACATTGCTAATTGGACCCTTCATCTGCATCCTTACATCTTACTTTTATATTGCATTGGCTATCCTAAGAATCAATTCCCCAAAGGGTAAGCAAAGGGCCTTCTCCAACTGCACCTCCCACCTCTCTGTGGTTTCTCTGTTTTATAGCACAGCTATTGGGGTCTATTTATGTCCTCCATCATCCCCCTCAGGTGGAAAGAATAAAGTCTTCTCAATAATGTACACAGTGGTGAcccccatgctgaaccccttcatctacaGCCTAAGGAACAGGGATATGAAGGGGGCGCTAGGAAAACTACTCAGAAGAAAAACACTCTAA
- the LOC122475376 gene encoding olfactory receptor 1Q1-like, producing MVNNSWTSVSHFVLLGISTHLEEQIPLFLLFLLMYAINIFGNFAIITLIISTPRLHTPMYIFLSNLALADICFTSTTVPKMLQNIFSPTKAISYMGCLVQTYFFICFAAMENFLLAVMAYDRYIAICYPFRYPTILTRMLCSQMVALCHILSHLHALLHTFLMGRLIFCADNKIPHFFCDLYPLMKISCSSPYLNTLMIHTEGVIVINGALAFIIASYARIISVVLQIPSAKSKWRAFSTCGSHLTVVSIFYGTLTWVYFRPLTSYSVTEGRILTVMYTVVTPMLNPFIYSLRNGDVKGAFRKWVSRMWTSSFR from the coding sequence ATGGTCAATAACAGCTGGACCAGTGTATCCCATTTTGTTCTCTTGGGCATATCTACCCACCTGGAAGAGCAGATCccactctttcttctttttctactgaTGTATGCAATCAACATTTTTGGGAACTTTGCCATCATCACATTGATTATCTCTACTCCACgtctccacacccccatgtacatCTTCCTCAGTAATTTGGCTTTGGCAGACATCTGTTTCACCTCCACCACGGTCCCCAAGATGCTACAGAACATTTTCTCGCCTACAAAGGCCATTTCCTACATGGGCTGCTTAGTCCAGAcctatttcttcatttgctttgcaGCCATGGAAAACTTCCTTCTGGCTGTGATGGCCTATGATAGATACATCGCTATCTGCTACCCTTTCCGCTACCCTACGATCTTGACCAGAATGCTGTGTTCACAGATGGTGGCTCTGTGCCATATCCTCTCCCATCTTCATGCCCTGCTGCACACCTTTCTTATGGGCCGATTAATCTTCTGTGCAGATAACAAGATCCCCCATTTCTTCTGTGACCTCTACCCTCTGATGAAGATTTCCTGCTCCAGCCCCTACCTCAACACCCTGATGATTCACACGGAGGGTGTTATTGTCATCAATGGAGCTCTGGCTTTCATCATTGCCTCCTATGCCCGCATCATCTCAGTGGTCCTCCAGATCCCCTCGGCCAAGAGCAAATGGAGAGCTTTTTCTACCTGTGGCTCCCACCTCACTGTGGTGTCTATCTTCTATGGCACACTCACATGGGTCTACTTCCGGCCCCTTACCAGCTATTCAGTGACTGAGGGTCGCATTCTGACAGTCATGTACACAGTGGTGAcccccatgctgaaccccttcatTTACAGCCTGAGGAATGGGGATGTCAAGGGAGCCTTCAGAAAATGGGTGAGCAGAATGTGGACTTCTTCCTTTAgataa
- the LOC122474429 gene encoding olfactory receptor 1361-like produces MATRNRTEVTEFFLLGLSSWAEMQPVIFGIVLAMYLVALMGNALLIIVALSDPKLQTPMYFLLSQLSFIDMFLTTITVPQMLVHTLSVNRIISFNCCMIQLFCFMAVGSMEGHLLAAMAYDRYVAICDPLRYSAIISRGLCLRITLTSWVVVSLNSLLYSVLVTRLTFCGNQVTHFFCDITPLLKLSCTRPVVNEMLIFTEGVAVVVSPFFFILGSYARIAFAIARTHSVAALRKALSTCSSHILVVLLLYGSVIYMYLRPSSSYDLDQDRQVTMFYTVVTPMLNPLIYSLRNQEVKGALRRLFRKLCISRNFQPGSQVNGRWKNIS; encoded by the coding sequence ATGGCCACTAGAAACAGGACAGAAGTAACTGAATTTTTCTTATTGGGCCTGTCCAGCTGGGCAGAGATGCAGCCAGTTATTTTTGGGATTGTCCTTGCCATGTACCTGGTGGCACTTATGGGCAATGCCCTATTAATAATTGTTGCCCTCTCAGACCCCAAGCTTCAGACTCCAATGTATTTCCTGCTCAGTCAGCTTTCCTTTATTGACATGTTTCTGACAACCATCACTGTTCCCCAGATGCTGGTGCACACACTGTCTGTGAATAGAATCATCTCCTTTAATTGCTGCATGATCCAGCTCTTCTGTTTTATGGCTGTGGGCAGCATGGAAGGCCACTTGCTGGCtgccatggcctatgaccgctatgttGCCATCTGTGACCCATTAAGATACTCTGCCATCATCAGCCGTGGCCTCTGTCTGCGTATAACCTTGACCTCGTGGGTGGTTGTCAGCCTCAACAGCCTGCTTTATAGTGTGTTGGTCACCCGCTTAACCTTTTGTGGCAACCAGGTCACCCATTTCTTCTGTGACATCACACCCTTGTTAAAACTCTCCTGCACCCGACCAGTGGTCAATGAAAtgctaatatttactgagggcGTAGCTGTGGTGGTCAGCCCCTTCTTCTTCATTTTAGGTTCCTATGCCCGCATTGCCTTTGCCATAGCTCGCACGCATTCAGTTGCTGCCCTGCGCAAAGCCCTGTCCACATGTAGCTCCCACATTCTGGTTGTGCTGCTCCTGTATGGCTCTGTGATCTACATGTATCTCCGGCCATCCTCCAGCTATGACTTGGACCAGGATCGCCAAGTCACCATGTTTTACACAGTAGTTACTCCTATGCTAAACCCACTgatctacagcctgaggaaccAGGAGGTTAAGGGAGCTCTGCGAAGGCTTTTCAGGAAACTCTGCATCTCAAGAAACTTCCAACCTGGTTCCCAGGTAAATGGGAGATGGAAGAACATCTCCTGA